Proteins found in one Methylobacter sp. S3L5C genomic segment:
- a CDS encoding RNA-binding S4 domain-containing protein — protein sequence MQTEIESIRLDKWLWTARFFKTRKLAADAISGGKVHINKQRTKPGKEVKPGALLSINKDGLNWEVEIIGLSKQRRPFKEAILLYEESPESFTKRQQQMILQREQRELFDFSGQDHKPNKKDRRLIHRFKQVSD from the coding sequence GTGCAGACTGAAATAGAAAGCATTCGCCTGGATAAATGGTTATGGACTGCGCGTTTTTTTAAAACGCGCAAACTGGCTGCCGATGCTATCTCCGGTGGCAAAGTTCATATCAACAAGCAGCGCACAAAACCCGGCAAAGAAGTCAAACCTGGGGCGTTGCTGTCCATAAATAAAGACGGACTAAACTGGGAAGTCGAAATAATCGGGCTTTCAAAGCAACGACGACCTTTCAAAGAGGCTATTTTGCTCTATGAAGAATCCCCTGAAAGTTTTACAAAACGCCAACAACAAATGATTTTGCAACGTGAACAACGCGAACTATTTGATTTTAGCGGCCAAGATCATAAACCGAATAAAAAAGACCGCCGCTTGATACATCGCTTTAAGCAAGTAAGCGATTGA
- the trkA gene encoding Trk system potassium transporter TrkA, protein MKILILGAGVTGSSVAAALASEENDIVVIDFKQDLLDALKERFDIATVTGNAAHPTVLEQAGVYHTDMVIAVTDSDETNMLACMIINTLYSRPKTIARVRAIEYLKNPKLFGPNGIPVDIVISPEQIVMESIRNLIEFPGVLHISDFAGGLVRLFSVKVGAEGVLTGKKIKTLKERLSDGKTRVVAIFRQGKPVCVSGDATIETDDEVFLVAPRKEVRKVLKELNKLEAPLKRIIIAGGGHVGKRLALALEDNHQVKIIEKNPQRAHKIANDLRKTVVLLGDCSDESLLLGESVESADLFCAITDNDGVNIISASLAKSLGARKIICLLNHTSYTKLLPGTGIDVTVLPNQETLGSILKHVRRGDVVQVSSLCGGAAEAIEAIAHDNDNDDSVVGRRVDTINFPEGIVMGALIRNNEVISIHHDTVFKEGDHVVMFAMDKKLVSNIEKFFQPLSQI, encoded by the coding sequence ATGAAAATACTTATTCTTGGGGCTGGTGTCACGGGTTCATCTGTTGCGGCAGCGTTAGCGAGTGAAGAAAATGATATTGTTGTTATTGATTTCAAGCAGGATCTTCTGGATGCTTTAAAAGAGCGTTTTGATATTGCCACGGTCACTGGTAATGCGGCGCATCCGACGGTACTGGAGCAGGCTGGGGTTTACCATACCGACATGGTGATAGCGGTTACTGATAGTGATGAAACCAATATGTTGGCCTGTATGATTATCAACACACTTTATAGCCGCCCGAAAACGATCGCCCGGGTGCGTGCTATTGAATATCTGAAAAATCCCAAATTATTTGGCCCGAATGGTATTCCTGTCGATATTGTTATCAGTCCGGAACAAATTGTTATGGAGTCAATTCGTAATTTAATTGAGTTTCCCGGGGTTTTACATATTTCCGATTTTGCTGGTGGTCTGGTACGACTGTTTTCCGTTAAAGTGGGAGCTGAGGGTGTTTTAACGGGTAAAAAAATTAAAACCCTAAAAGAGCGTTTATCTGATGGTAAAACTCGTGTGGTAGCAATATTTAGACAAGGCAAGCCGGTTTGCGTCAGCGGCGATGCAACCATTGAAACGGATGATGAAGTTTTTTTGGTGGCACCCCGTAAAGAAGTGCGCAAGGTATTGAAAGAACTGAACAAGCTGGAGGCACCATTAAAACGTATTATCATTGCCGGCGGCGGGCATGTCGGTAAACGTCTGGCGCTTGCTCTGGAAGATAACCATCAGGTAAAAATTATTGAAAAAAATCCCCAGCGCGCCCATAAAATTGCCAATGATCTTCGTAAAACTGTTGTACTTTTAGGCGATTGTTCTGATGAGTCATTATTATTGGGTGAATCTGTTGAGAGCGCCGATTTATTTTGTGCCATTACCGATAATGATGGCGTCAATATTATTTCTGCTTCTTTGGCAAAAAGCTTGGGTGCACGAAAAATTATCTGTCTGCTTAATCATACGTCATATACTAAATTATTGCCGGGTACCGGTATTGATGTCACTGTCTTACCCAACCAGGAAACCCTTGGCAGTATTTTAAAGCATGTGCGACGCGGTGATGTCGTGCAGGTTAGTTCTCTTTGTGGTGGTGCCGCTGAAGCCATTGAAGCTATTGCCCATGATAATGACAATGATGACTCTGTGGTTGGTCGCCGTGTTGATACTATTAATTTCCCGGAAGGTATTGTCATGGGAGCTTTGATTCGCAACAATGAAGTTATTTCCATTCATCACGACACCGTCTTTAAAGAAGGCGATCACGTTGTTATGTTTGCGATGGATAAAAAGCTGGTTAGTAATATCGAAAAATTTTTTCAACCTCTTTCACAAATATAG
- a CDS encoding aspartate carbamoyltransferase, with translation MMKSYTLLWAGLLLFSTTALALEKVNPKPVDEVQQRTQQLVPYALDQTTMTFTRTVHGGVQHVVAKSADNTKQIKLIQENLLKMANDFRKGDFSVTEHIHGTIMPGLTLLKKAETDDIKYEYKVLPSGAQIHYSTEYPQYVQALHEWFDAQMSEHGNEAIPEHSRHHSTPSE, from the coding sequence ATGATGAAATCTTACACATTACTATGGGCAGGGCTTTTACTTTTTTCTACAACAGCGTTAGCACTTGAAAAAGTTAACCCAAAACCGGTTGATGAGGTACAGCAACGCACCCAACAATTGGTGCCTTATGCCTTGGATCAAACGACCATGACGTTTACCAGAACTGTTCATGGCGGTGTTCAGCATGTGGTCGCAAAATCGGCAGATAATACGAAGCAGATAAAATTGATTCAGGAAAATCTGCTTAAAATGGCCAATGACTTCAGAAAAGGTGATTTTTCTGTTACTGAACATATTCATGGCACTATTATGCCTGGCCTTACCCTGTTAAAAAAGGCCGAAACTGACGATATTAAATATGAATATAAAGTCTTGCCAAGTGGTGCACAGATTCATTATTCAACTGAATATCCACAGTATGTTCAAGCGCTGCATGAATGGTTTGACGCTCAGATGAGTGAGCATGGTAACGAAGCCATACCTGAACATAGCCGGCACCATTCAACACCGTCAGAATAA
- the ispH gene encoding 4-hydroxy-3-methylbut-2-enyl diphosphate reductase produces the protein MQIVLANPRGFCAGVDRAIEIVDQALETFGAPIYVRHEVVHNRTVVDGLKEKGAIFIEELTDVPVGSYLIFSAHGVSKQVQQEAKERKLTVFDATCPLVTKVHIQVAKHAKSDREVILIGHAGHPEVEGTMGQYEKCTDNGGIYLVETPEDVNKLVVNNPDNLAYVTQTTLSMTDTKIMVDALRARFTSIQEQKKDDICYATQNRQDAVYELAKTADTILVVGSTNSSNSNRLREIAEQLGKTAYLIDTAKDMQQSWFDGVNVVGVTAGASAPEVLVQEVINQLKQWGGKSAIEIQGIEEKVVFSLPRGLKKEKELSAD, from the coding sequence ATGCAAATTGTACTCGCTAACCCCCGTGGATTCTGCGCTGGTGTAGACCGCGCAATCGAAATTGTTGACCAAGCACTCGAAACATTTGGTGCGCCAATTTATGTTCGGCATGAAGTTGTTCATAACCGTACAGTTGTTGATGGTCTTAAAGAAAAAGGCGCTATTTTCATTGAAGAATTAACGGATGTACCCGTAGGTTCCTACCTGATTTTCAGTGCTCATGGTGTTTCCAAACAAGTCCAACAGGAAGCTAAAGAACGCAAACTAACGGTCTTTGATGCTACCTGCCCGCTGGTGACTAAAGTTCATATACAGGTTGCCAAACATGCAAAATCAGATCGGGAAGTTATTCTTATAGGTCACGCAGGACATCCTGAAGTTGAAGGCACCATGGGTCAATATGAAAAGTGCACTGACAATGGAGGTATCTATTTGGTAGAAACACCTGAGGATGTTAACAAATTAGTCGTCAATAACCCGGACAATTTGGCTTATGTGACACAAACTACGCTATCAATGACCGATACCAAAATCATGGTTGATGCCTTGAGAGCTCGCTTTACCTCCATTCAGGAACAGAAAAAAGACGATATCTGTTATGCAACCCAAAACCGTCAAGATGCTGTCTATGAACTGGCAAAAACAGCGGATACCATTCTGGTTGTTGGCTCAACCAACAGTTCTAACTCAAACCGTTTACGGGAAATTGCCGAACAATTAGGTAAAACCGCCTATCTGATTGATACTGCAAAAGACATGCAACAGAGCTGGTTTGATGGCGTTAATGTGGTTGGTGTTACTGCCGGAGCTTCTGCGCCGGAAGTACTGGTACAGGAAGTTATCAATCAGTTAAAACAATGGGGCGGTAAATCAGCCATTGAAATTCAGGGTATAGAAGAAAAAGTGGTATTTTCTTTGCCTAGAGGCTTAAAAAAAGAAAAAGAGTTGAGTGCAGACTGA
- the tusB gene encoding sulfurtransferase complex subunit TusB, giving the protein MLHLIFQSPIDSAILERIDSGDDVLFLENAVLRILKNGSLCVGLTQLLIQNRLYVLVEDIEVRGVGIAELIEGIEVIDYSGMVDLTVKNPVIQSWF; this is encoded by the coding sequence ATGCTGCATCTTATTTTTCAGTCGCCTATTGATAGTGCTATTTTGGAGCGGATTGATTCAGGTGATGATGTGCTGTTTCTTGAAAATGCCGTTTTGCGCATCCTGAAAAATGGTAGCTTATGTGTAGGATTAACACAGTTATTGATACAAAACCGTCTTTATGTTTTAGTTGAAGATATTGAGGTTAGGGGGGTCGGTATAGCTGAACTGATTGAGGGCATTGAAGTCATTGATTATTCGGGGATGGTTGACCTGACTGTTAAAAATCCGGTGATTCAATCATGGTTTTGA
- a CDS encoding TusE/DsrC/DsvC family sulfur relay protein, with product MVLRVENSCLETTDQGFLVNLADWNEEVAKQLAELNNISLNDAHWEIIAFIREYYLQFKHLPNARVFTKAIARKLGEDKGNSRYLHKLFPDGPLKYACKLAGLPKPPTCL from the coding sequence ATGGTTTTGAGGGTTGAAAATAGCTGTTTGGAAACAACTGATCAGGGTTTTTTAGTCAACTTGGCCGACTGGAATGAAGAGGTTGCAAAGCAACTGGCTGAACTTAACAATATTTCGTTAAATGACGCGCACTGGGAAATTATTGCGTTTATTCGCGAATATTATCTGCAATTTAAGCATCTACCTAATGCCCGTGTTTTTACTAAAGCGATTGCCCGCAAATTAGGTGAGGACAAAGGCAACAGTCGCTATTTGCATAAATTGTTTCCTGACGGGCCGTTGAAATATGCCTGTAAGTTGGCCGGACTTCCTAAACCACCGACTTGTTTGTAG
- a CDS encoding multidrug efflux SMR transporter: MAWLLLFSAGFVEIIFALSLKYNAGFTKLWPSIATVISGIGSFGLLMWAIKTLPLGTAYAVWTGMGAVGVAILSIILFKESVDWYRLLSIALVIAGIVGLKLTDSQ; the protein is encoded by the coding sequence ATGGCGTGGTTGCTTTTATTTTCTGCGGGATTCGTAGAAATAATTTTTGCTTTAAGTCTTAAATATAATGCAGGTTTTACCAAGCTTTGGCCCAGTATAGCGACTGTAATATCGGGAATTGGCAGTTTTGGTTTGTTAATGTGGGCGATTAAAACGTTACCACTAGGAACAGCCTATGCGGTTTGGACAGGTATGGGAGCAGTGGGTGTCGCTATACTCAGCATCATTTTATTTAAAGAATCAGTTGATTGGTATCGGTTGTTATCTATTGCTTTAGTGATTGCCGGGATTGTCGGTCTTAAATTAACGGATAGTCAGTAA
- the thpR gene encoding RNA 2',3'-cyclic phosphodiesterase, protein MKSYPESSRLFFALWPDDQIRLKLLRLNHSLEVQGFKSVQPYNLHATLVFLGLIDIASELLIKHGVMAIFAKPFVLTFDQLSYWHKPKVLCFTCSHIPDELERLVASLNREVAGCGLQIDPRPYIPHITLARHAGYLPDVNVEPIVWHAEAFCLVESYSEPGGVNYKVRQQWSFTKPVD, encoded by the coding sequence ATGAAAAGCTACCCTGAATCTTCACGGTTATTTTTTGCTTTATGGCCCGATGATCAAATCAGACTGAAATTACTGCGCTTGAATCACTCTTTAGAAGTGCAAGGATTCAAGTCGGTACAGCCGTATAACCTCCATGCAACGTTGGTGTTTTTAGGATTAATTGATATCGCTTCTGAGTTATTGATTAAACACGGTGTTATGGCTATTTTTGCAAAACCCTTTGTGTTGACGTTTGATCAGTTAAGTTATTGGCATAAGCCTAAAGTATTGTGCTTTACCTGTTCGCACATACCCGATGAGCTTGAGAGATTGGTGGCATCGTTGAACAGGGAGGTTGCCGGTTGCGGATTGCAAATTGACCCCCGGCCTTATATTCCGCATATTACCTTGGCGAGACATGCCGGGTATTTACCGGACGTAAACGTTGAGCCTATTGTTTGGCACGCCGAAGCATTTTGTCTGGTGGAGTCATACAGTGAACCAGGCGGTGTTAATTATAAAGTGAGACAGCAATGGTCTTTTACTAAGCCTGTCGATTAA
- the xseA gene encoding exodeoxyribonuclease VII large subunit: protein MNTSSTLTQRNILTVSQLNRATSRLLDEHFLSVLVEGEISNLAQPSSGHLYFSLKDAGAQVRCAMFKTRQSRLGFKPENGKQVVVKAQVSLYEPRGDFQLIVEHIEEAGDGALRRAFDVLKLKLLEEGLFAAENKQNLPALPKTIGVITSPSGAALRDILTVLRRRFSAVEVIIYPVAVQGDNAKYEIAKAIALANEHKQCDVLILGRGGGSLEDLWAFNEEIVARAIFASTIPIISAVGHETDVTIADFVADLRAATPSAAAEHAAPDQQEWLSRFVQLEARLQQQLQLKLSQKRQSLAWLSKRLEQQHPGQKLAKNAQRLDELELRLNQTMQTKLRHDKSHIEAKIAHLWQYNPAITINNYKQKQEYLSKRLITVIRHKLEGLNQQLLNASQTLHAVSPLATLNRGYALVIQQPSGQIIQSAQQLKSGDIVETRLAKGRFTSQVKTIIGDKVQD, encoded by the coding sequence ATGAATACTTCATCCACGTTGACACAACGCAATATACTAACAGTTTCACAGCTTAATAGGGCAACCAGTCGGTTACTTGACGAACATTTTCTGAGTGTTTTGGTTGAAGGTGAAATATCCAACTTGGCACAACCTTCATCAGGTCATCTTTATTTTTCTCTAAAAGATGCCGGTGCTCAGGTGCGCTGTGCGATGTTTAAAACCCGGCAAAGCCGACTGGGATTTAAGCCCGAAAATGGCAAACAGGTCGTCGTTAAAGCGCAAGTAAGCCTGTACGAGCCCAGAGGTGACTTTCAGCTTATTGTCGAACATATTGAAGAAGCCGGAGATGGTGCCTTACGACGGGCATTTGACGTATTAAAACTCAAACTATTGGAAGAAGGTTTGTTTGCTGCTGAAAATAAACAAAACCTCCCTGCCCTGCCTAAAACCATCGGCGTCATCACTTCGCCGTCAGGCGCTGCGCTTAGAGATATACTGACGGTATTACGACGACGTTTTTCAGCGGTAGAGGTTATTATTTATCCCGTTGCCGTACAAGGTGATAATGCCAAATATGAAATCGCCAAAGCCATAGCGCTAGCCAACGAACATAAACAATGCGATGTACTCATTTTGGGACGGGGCGGCGGGTCACTTGAAGATCTGTGGGCTTTTAATGAAGAAATAGTTGCTCGTGCCATATTCGCCAGCACAATTCCGATAATTTCAGCCGTAGGTCACGAAACCGATGTCACTATCGCCGATTTTGTCGCTGATTTACGTGCCGCAACGCCCTCGGCAGCAGCTGAACACGCAGCACCTGACCAACAGGAATGGTTATCACGGTTTGTTCAATTAGAAGCGCGATTACAACAACAACTACAACTTAAGTTAAGCCAAAAACGGCAATCCTTGGCGTGGTTAAGCAAGCGTCTGGAGCAGCAACATCCCGGTCAAAAACTGGCAAAAAACGCGCAACGACTTGATGAGCTTGAATTACGACTTAATCAGACAATGCAAACAAAGTTACGCCACGATAAAAGCCATATTGAAGCAAAAATCGCTCACCTTTGGCAATACAACCCAGCCATAACCATCAACAACTATAAACAAAAACAGGAGTATTTAAGTAAGCGCCTGATTACCGTAATCCGCCATAAACTGGAAGGGCTCAACCAACAATTATTAAATGCCAGCCAGACATTACATGCCGTTAGTCCTTTGGCAACGCTAAATCGCGGCTATGCGCTGGTCATTCAGCAACCATCAGGACAAATCATCCAATCTGCACAACAACTAAAATCAGGTGATATCGTTGAAACACGTCTAGCTAAAGGTCGTTTTACCAGTCAAGTTAAAACTATCATTGGCGACAAAGTACAAGACTAA
- a CDS encoding TrkH family potassium uptake protein, whose translation MNAILTIVHIFGLVTMGFSGLMSTCLITSKIADDGATNAFYQGTLITFLFGALMFIPTLRTPKKVSRQAGFLLVASTWSLTPVFCTLPLMIYMPGLSFIDAYFETVSGLTTTGATIFSGLDTLPMSINLWRHELCWIAGMGIIIFAVAILPILGIGGMQLYKAESPGTVKESDLPPRIAQTAKALWMVYAGITVACIIALRLAGMDWFDAICHAFSAMSLGGFSTHDASVGFFNSLSIEIVLTIFQLLAAINFATHFVVLRKQSLKPYLDDREARAFLILVLGSCILATLVLWDAGTYPDFFTALRYASFNLVTIATDCGFSNQDFNKWPIFVPMWMLFLSCLSASSGSTGGGIRMIRTIILMKQARLEMFKFIHPFAVRPLKIGEMIVSNNIINSVTGFIFLYFISIVILVFTLLLSGLDFMTALSAIIACFNNAGPGLNEVGPASNYASLSDFQKAVCAFAMLLGRVQIFSIIILFVPEFWRK comes from the coding sequence ATGAATGCCATTCTTACCATCGTCCATATTTTCGGCCTAGTCACTATGGGCTTTAGTGGCCTGATGAGCACTTGCCTGATCACCTCAAAAATAGCCGATGATGGAGCCACTAACGCTTTTTATCAAGGTACGTTGATTACTTTTCTGTTTGGCGCATTGATGTTTATTCCGACATTACGGACGCCCAAAAAAGTATCCCGACAAGCGGGTTTTTTACTGGTAGCAAGTACTTGGTCATTAACGCCAGTATTTTGTACTCTTCCGCTAATGATTTATATGCCGGGACTGAGCTTTATTGATGCTTATTTCGAAACGGTTTCCGGTCTTACTACGACGGGTGCCACCATATTTTCCGGCCTTGATACTTTACCGATGTCGATTAACCTTTGGCGGCATGAATTGTGTTGGATTGCGGGAATGGGGATTATTATTTTTGCCGTCGCTATTTTGCCTATCTTGGGTATCGGTGGCATGCAGTTATATAAAGCAGAGTCGCCGGGTACTGTTAAGGAATCAGATTTACCACCACGTATAGCTCAAACCGCAAAAGCCTTATGGATGGTTTATGCAGGTATCACCGTGGCTTGTATAATTGCTTTGCGCCTGGCGGGTATGGATTGGTTTGATGCCATTTGTCATGCTTTTTCGGCAATGAGTCTGGGTGGCTTTTCTACGCACGATGCCAGTGTCGGATTTTTTAATTCCTTGTCCATTGAGATAGTATTAACAATTTTCCAATTATTGGCGGCTATTAATTTTGCCACTCATTTTGTCGTACTTCGCAAGCAATCACTCAAACCTTATCTAGATGACAGGGAGGCTCGAGCTTTTCTTATTTTAGTTTTGGGGAGTTGTATTTTGGCTACGTTGGTATTGTGGGATGCGGGTACTTATCCTGATTTTTTTACCGCCTTGCGCTATGCGAGCTTTAATTTGGTAACTATTGCTACGGATTGTGGTTTTTCTAACCAAGATTTCAATAAGTGGCCTATTTTTGTGCCGATGTGGATGTTGTTTTTAAGCTGTCTTTCTGCCTCTTCGGGTTCTACGGGAGGCGGCATTCGTATGATCCGAACCATCATTTTAATGAAGCAGGCACGTCTTGAGATGTTTAAATTTATTCATCCTTTTGCGGTCAGGCCATTAAAGATAGGGGAGATGATAGTTAGCAATAATATTATTAACTCAGTGACCGGATTTATTTTCCTGTATTTTATTAGTATAGTTATCCTGGTCTTTACGTTGCTATTGAGCGGACTGGATTTTATGACAGCTCTTTCTGCGATCATCGCCTGCTTTAACAACGCAGGTCCCGGATTAAACGAAGTAGGTCCTGCGTCCAATTACGCGAGTCTAAGTGATTTTCAAAAAGCCGTATGTGCCTTCGCCATGCTGTTAGGGCGTGTGCAAATATTCTCCATCATTATTTTATTTGTACCGGAATTTTGGAGAAAGTAG
- the yegQ gene encoding tRNA 5-hydroxyuridine modification protein YegQ produces MKQIELLSPAGTIKNMRYAFAFGADAVYAGQPRYSLRVRNNDFLADNLAKGIDEAHRQGKKFFLATNVIPHNAKVKTFMADIAPIIAMKPDALIMADPGLIMMTREAWPDMPVHLSVQANTVNYATVKFWQNSGIKRVILSRELSLDEIEEIRQKCPDIELEVFVHGALCIAYSGRCLLSGYFNHRDPNQGTCTNSCRWKYDTLPAHENAEGELIPDSEVLSMSDISTASCGGAERHPLADKQYFLEEEDRKGELLPIMEDENGTYIMNSKDLRAVEHVQRLVEIGINSLKIEGRTKSHYYVARTAQTYRLAIDDALAGRAFQPELIGVLENLANRGYTDGFYQRHHSHEQQNYITGYSKSHQQQFCGEIRSYDPTTGMAIIDVKNKFSVSDKLELILPEGNQDIIVKHMEDMHGHSMQEALGGGYEVKIPLPEIRSVNGLLARYTDQKEVQR; encoded by the coding sequence ATGAAACAAATTGAGCTTCTCTCCCCTGCCGGAACCATTAAAAACATGCGCTACGCCTTTGCCTTTGGCGCGGATGCTGTCTATGCAGGGCAACCCCGCTACAGTCTTAGAGTGCGTAATAACGATTTTCTTGCCGATAATCTGGCCAAAGGCATTGATGAAGCACACCGGCAAGGCAAAAAGTTTTTTCTGGCAACCAATGTGATTCCCCATAACGCCAAAGTTAAAACCTTTATGGCCGATATTGCCCCTATTATCGCCATGAAACCGGATGCCTTGATTATGGCTGATCCCGGTTTGATTATGATGACTCGTGAAGCTTGGCCGGATATGCCTGTCCATTTATCAGTACAGGCAAATACCGTTAATTATGCGACGGTGAAATTCTGGCAAAACAGCGGTATTAAGCGGGTTATTTTGTCACGAGAACTATCACTTGATGAAATAGAAGAAATCCGTCAAAAATGCCCGGATATAGAACTGGAGGTATTTGTCCATGGCGCGTTATGCATTGCTTATTCGGGACGCTGTTTACTGTCGGGTTACTTTAATCATCGCGACCCTAATCAAGGTACTTGCACCAATTCTTGCCGCTGGAAATACGACACCCTGCCCGCTCATGAAAATGCCGAAGGCGAGTTGATACCGGATAGCGAAGTACTGTCAATGAGCGACATCAGCACGGCCAGTTGTGGTGGCGCAGAACGGCATCCATTAGCCGACAAGCAGTATTTTCTTGAAGAAGAAGACCGCAAAGGCGAATTGCTACCAATCATGGAAGATGAAAATGGTACCTACATCATGAACTCCAAAGATTTAAGGGCGGTGGAGCATGTACAACGCTTGGTTGAAATTGGTATAAATAGTCTTAAAATTGAGGGCCGCACCAAATCACATTATTACGTTGCCCGCACTGCGCAAACCTACCGCCTTGCTATTGACGATGCCTTGGCAGGCCGGGCATTTCAACCGGAACTGATTGGCGTTCTGGAAAACCTCGCTAATCGTGGCTATACTGACGGCTTTTACCAGCGCCACCATAGCCATGAACAACAAAACTATATCACCGGTTATTCCAAGAGCCATCAACAGCAATTTTGCGGCGAAATAAGAAGTTATGATCCAACCACCGGAATGGCTATCATTGATGTAAAAAATAAATTTTCGGTGAGCGATAAGCTGGAACTTATTTTGCCTGAAGGCAACCAGGACATTATTGTGAAGCACATGGAAGATATGCATGGTCATAGCATGCAAGAGGCCTTAGGCGGAGGCTATGAAGTTAAAATACCGTTACCGGAAATACGTAGTGTTAATGGACTGTTGGCGCGTTATACTGATCAAAAAGAGGTACAACGTTAA
- the rraA gene encoding ribonuclease E activity regulator RraA: MTFTTANLCDTHSGEDYFQIAEPLFISYGANPIFSGQITTLKAFEDNVLVGTVLQEKVQNRVLVIDGGGSHRCALIDNNLATIAINNGWQGIIVYGCIRNSAMLSELPIGIRALHTHPLISHKKNHGDRDLLVSFAGVNFKKDHFLYADMDGIIVSATMLS; encoded by the coding sequence ATGACTTTCACTACAGCTAATCTTTGCGATACCCATTCAGGAGAGGATTATTTCCAGATAGCCGAACCTCTGTTTATTTCTTATGGCGCCAACCCGATTTTTTCTGGTCAAATCACCACATTGAAAGCCTTTGAGGATAACGTTTTAGTCGGAACCGTTCTGCAAGAAAAAGTACAAAACCGGGTATTAGTTATTGATGGTGGAGGATCTCACCGCTGCGCTTTAATAGACAATAATTTGGCAACCATTGCCATTAATAATGGCTGGCAAGGTATTATTGTTTATGGCTGCATTCGGAATTCTGCAATGCTGTCCGAACTACCGATTGGTATACGTGCACTGCATACACATCCTTTAATAAGCCATAAAAAAAATCACGGCGACCGCGATTTATTAGTCTCTTTCGCAGGCGTCAATTTCAAAAAAGATCATTTTTTATATGCGGATATGGACGGAATTATCGTATCAGCAACGATGTTGAGTTAA